Below is a window of Desmonostoc muscorum LEGE 12446 DNA.
GTATAACTCAGAAGGTGGCAGATTGGATGAATCTGACTTGCCAAGGAGTAGCAACAAAAATTTCAATTTACTTGTAACTTTAGCTGATAATCGCAAACTGCTCGTTAAACAAGAACGTAAGATTAACAGTGAAGGCCTGCCCCATGAGTTATTTAAAGAGTGGCTGTTTCATCAGTTGCTCCAGCAGTTTCCAGTTTTCGGCAATGTTTCGGCTATCGCACCATTGGTAGTGCATTTTGACGAAGAAAATTCCATTCTTGTCCGCAACTACTTGAGTGATTACCTGGATATTGGGACATTATACCACAATAATGAAATTTTTCCACCAGAAATTGCCTATGCGATCGGCACTACTTTGGCAGGACTACATCGTGCAACCTTCCAACGTCGGGAATATAGGGATTTTATGGCAACTGCTCCCCAAGGAGAGTTTCGCTATGGCTTTTACAATCCGGCTCAAGGGATAGGGTCAATTAGTCCAGAGATTTTTGGTACTGTTCCCACCGATGCCTTGAAATTTTATGTTCTTTATCAACAGTACGAGAGTTTGGAATCTGCGATCGCAGATTTGGCATATGAGTGGAACCCTTGCTGCTTGACTCATAACGACTTGAAATTGAACAACATTTTAGTTCATTCTCGCTGGCAGCAACTAGACAATTGCCTAGTGCGACTAATTGATTGGGAAGCCTGTGCTTGGGGAGATCCAGCTTTTGATTTAGGAACTTTACTAGCAAGCTATTTAGGAATTTGGCTCAAGAGCTTGGTAGTAGATCCTACCATCGAGTTAGAAGAATCTCTACATCTGGCGTTGATACCGTTAGAGATTTTACAGCCTTCAATTATTGCTCTCATCAGGTCTTATCTCAATGCTTTCCCGATGATTTTGGAATACCGTAGTGACTTTATTTCGCGGGTTATCCAATTTGCGGGACTGGCACTAATTCATCAAATTCAGGATATGATTACCTGCCGGAAATACTTTAGCAATGCTGATATCTGTATGCTGCAAGTAGCTAAAAGTTTACTCACTATGCCGGAGCAAGCTGTGCTGACTATTTTCGGGATCTCAGAATCAGAAATTGTCAACCCTGTGGCCAAAATCCATAAACTTCCTCAGCCTCAAAAGGAGCAGCAGTTACTTCGCATTTATTACGAAAAAACTCGGCTCCGTGGTTGTTAATGGTAGGGACTAGAACAAGAATCAGAATTCAGAATTCAGAATTCAGAATTCAGGAGTCAGAATAATTAAAGAATCAGGAAAATATCCGACCAATGAATATAGCAATCATACTGTATTTTTTCTGAATTTTGAATTCTCAATTTTGAATTCTGGGTATTGAATTTTTATGAAATTTTAAATTGTTCTGCATATTATTTACCATATGATAAATCTCAGAGTATTTTGCCCCATAGTATTTTTATAAACAAGAATAAAAATGTCAGTTTCTTCATCAATTCTGAATTCTGACTCCTGTTTTATGATTTTGAATTTTCTTTCTTTGAGTTCTAAATGGATTAATGCTATATTCTGCCAATCAACCGCTGACTTCTCTGTTGGACATTGCTAGGAATATCCAGATTGAGTCAAATTTTTGTATTTACCATCCCAACTATCAACCCTTTGCTCTGCCGACTAAAGTAGCGGATAGATTTCAACAAACCCCGGCAGATTTACAACAAAAGTATCTGGCTCTACTACTGCGAAATTTTCTCTATGGGATCTATTACAATGGCTCCCTACAAACTACTTTGGCAGTCAATGCTGATACTATTAATCACACATCAAAGCATCATTTAGAAGATAGTTCCATTTCCGAGATTGATTGGGACTTCTACAAACAACTGCACGAAAGTAATCATGGTGTAGGTTACTTAGACTCAAAATGGCAGGTCTTGCGGCAAGAACCTGATGGTACTATGGCGGTGACAAAAGGCGGTTTAACACTTTATATTGAGCCAGACTGTCACTTAGAATCCAGTAAGAAATCTACCAAAGTGGGTGATATGGTAGCAATCTGGATGCCTAAAAATCGCCTGCAAAACGGTTGTTACATGGCAGTCAGTAATGTGGGACAGGAACAGCAAAGTAATCCAGACAGTGATTTGGGAGCAGGGCGAATTTACTTTAATTTAACGCCATCTGGTGCGATCGCTCTGATGGATAGCCTAACACTGCAATTGAATGCAGCCTCGATTCCCTTTAGCTTTCAGGTTCTCCACAATCCCTGTGCATACGGACGCTATGATTCGGGGATACTCTACTTTGAACTCCAGGACTATCCAGCAATTCGCACCATTCTTCAGGCTATTTATCCAAAAAATCAATTTCATTTCCAGCCCGAAATTCCCTTGTTTACCAAATTTTTAGCACCAGGGTTAGGTTTAGCTGAAGAACCAAGCCAAAAATTTGCCGCACAAGAAAGTTTTGGTATGAACCGTTGTCAAATCGTTGCTAATGCTTTGTTGGAAGCTTGGCACAAAGGCAAGAATGCGATGGAAGAACGGATGAGGGTGATTGACCAACATTTTACACGCCATACCATTGACTTGCAGCGTCCCTACCTGAACCCTAATTCTCAAGATATCTATATTCCCCTGAAGTTAAGTAGCATTTAAGTAGCATGTAGGACTTACGCAATAACTCTCTGAAACTCTTATTTCTCTGTGTTGCGCCAGTTACTTCTCCTGTGGTCGCCGCTGCGCGAACAAGTCGGGGAACCCGGACGCCAGCGCACTGGCTTCTCTGTGTCCTCTGCGGTTTGATTTTCCGTTACCTGTGCGTCAGTCTTAGCATGATTAAAAATCTGGACAGTTAGCATTTATAACGTTGAGATGTGTGTTTGGATGAATGAAAAAGCGATCGGCTCTCAGTTAGAATAAATGTACAAAATACCAAAAATGTACAAACTGTCAAAATGTCAGATACAATCAGCGCTACAGAAGCTCGCGCCAATTTTCAAGAGCTAATCAATCGTGTTGAGTATAAAGGTGAGCGTATCGTCATTGAGCGACATGGCAAGGCTGTCGTCGCTATAGTTGGACTGGAAGACCTAAAACGCCTAGAAGCCCTAGAAGATGCCATTGACTCTGAACTATTACGCCGAGCCATTGCCGAGAATGATGGCTTTACAACTTTAGAGGCGATTATGCAAGAGCGTGAAAATGAGTGAGCGCTACACTCTCAGGATTGCTAAAACTACAGAAAAGAACTTGCGGGATTTGCAAGCCAAACAATTTAAGCAGATCGTCTCTAAAATCCTTTCTCTTCAAGGTACTCCTAGATCCCAAGATTGTAAAGCTCTTAAGGCTTATGAAGGCGGTTATCGTGTTGATTCTGGAGAGTACAGAATTCTCTACACCATTGACGATGAAAACCAACTAGTTGACGTGTTCCGTGTTGGCAAACGGAACGATGATGAGGTATACGAAAACTTGTGACAAATACCCAGTCCCCAGTCCCTTTTATAATTCCACAATCACCGGTACATGATCGCTGGGTTGGGTTAATTTTCTCGGTGCAGCATCGATGATGCAACTTTTTGCGCGTTCATACAGTACGGGTGTGAGATAGTGATGGTCAATCCGCCAACCTAAGTTGCGACGAAAGGCGGCGGCGCGATAATCCCACCAACTATAATTTCCGCCTTCGCTAGTAAATTTACGAAACGCATCGGCAAATCCCAAGGCCAGAATATCCCGTAAGGCTTGGCGTTCTGTTTCTGTTGCCATAATGTGATTTTCTGTACTGACTTGCTCGTGAATATCTTTGGCTTCCAGGGCGATGTTGAAGTCGCCGCATACGCAAATATCAGGTTGTGACAATAGCAGCAATCGCAAGTACTCACGCAGGGCTGTCAACCAGCGCAGTTTATATTCGTATTTTTCAGTTCCTACAGCTGCGCCGTTGGGAACGTATAAATTTACAATGCGAATACCATCAATTACACCTGTGATGACTCGCTTTTGATCATCCCATTCGTGGTGTAGATCGGGCAAAATCGCCCTAAATCCGCTGCTTACGTCTAGAAGTGGTTGGCGGCTAATTAGGGCTACGCCGTTATAGGATTTTTGCCCTGATAGATCGAGATGATAGCCCATTTGCTCAAAGGGCGATCGCGGAAACTCAACATCCATCACTTTGGTTTCTTGCAAGCAGAGAACATCAACGGGATTATGAGTTAACCAATCAGTAACCTGTTCTAGACGAATGCGAATTGAGTTGACGTTCCAAGTAGCGATTTTCATGAGTAGGCTATCAAAACTTTTGTAAATTCATAATACAAATTATGTAATTTTTATACAATTATTTAATATTTATAATTTATATCCTATTTGCTCATTGCCTTTAAACCAAGCTGGAATAATTTGATCCCATTTAATAATTTAGTATTTTCAGCTACCAAATATTCTATTTTGTAAGTTCTGCTACAAAATATTCTACTCGATTATGATCCCCAAGACAGATGCAACAACTAATTGATTGGCTATAGGTTATAAGTGTAACTCAGGGTTGAGTTTTAACGATAGTGCTGAGATTTGTCGGGAGAAAATTTCCAGTGCGGTTAACCGAATATTGTGCCTTTGGTAGCCTGTTAGGTTAATTTAAATTTCAAAAAAGTAAGTACAAATGCTTTGTTCTCATAGAATAATGAGGTAATTCATTATATTGAGGACAATTTCACAGACTGAACCAAAACAATTTATGAAAATCGCTCAAGTTGCCCCCTTATGGGAAAGGGTTCCACCTCCTAGTTATGGAGGAATAGAACTGGTAGTAAGTCGCTTGACTGATGAACTTGTTCGTCGTGGTCATGAAGTAACTTTGTTTGCTTCTGGTGATTCTCAAACTCTGGCTCAATTAGAAGCAGTTTATCCGCGTGCATTGCGCTCAGACTCAAATGTTAAAGAGTATGCAGTGTACGAAATGCTGGAACTGAGTCAAGTTTATCAAAGCGCTGCCCAGTTCGATATTATCCATTCTCATGTAGGGATTTCGGCATTAGCTTTGGCGAGTTTGATAACAACAACTTCTACAGTGCATACACTGCACAATAATTTTACAAAGGACAACCGTAACGGATTTAGCTACCACCAAAAGCAACCATATATCAGCATTAGTAATTCCCAGCGTGAAATCGATCTTAACTATATTGCCACGGTTTATAACGGAATTGAGCTAACAGATTATCCATTTGTAGCCCAACCGTCACAGCCTGCATATTTGGCATTTTTAGGTCGTTTTTCGCCAGAGAAAGGGCCACAACATGCGATCGCCATTGCTAAGGAAACTGGTTGGCGCTTAAAGATGGCTGGAAAAGTTGACTTAGGAGATTCTAAGTTTTTTGAACAAGAGATTGCCCCCCATATTGATGGTCAGCAAATTGAATATTTAGGCGAAATCAACCACGCCGAAAAAACTGAACTTCTGGGCAATGCTGCCATTACTCTTTTCCCCATCGCTTGGCAAGAACCTTTTGGTTTAGTAATGATCGAATCAATGGCAACTGGTACACCAGTAATTGCCACGAATTTAGGCTCTGTACCTGAAGTGATTGCTCACGGAAAAACAGGTTTTATCTGCAAAAACTATGCAGAAATGGCGGCAATGATTCCATTAGCAATGGAGCTCAATCGTCAAACCTGTCGAAAATATGTAGAAAACAATTTTAGCGTTAGCCAAATGGTTAACGGATATGAAGCTGTTTACAGACAAATTATTAAAGACCGCATAGAATCGAATGGCCGCATTCATGCGGGCAGTATCCGCTTTTAATCAACTGCTTTTTTTGCTTAGCTTAAACAACAACTTTTATTTCAAGGAGGACATTGGTATGAGTACGAGAGCCAACACCTGCCCATGCTGCGGTGGTTCCCTCCTGCGTCATGTTCGTCATGGTGAACTGTATTGGTTTTGCCTGTCGTGCCGACAAGAAGTACCACTGTTAACTGTAATCCGCTTGCCGAATGCGGAAAGCCGAAATACCGGAGTCCTTCCCCAAACAGCTGCGAATTCGTAGTTTTTCAGCATTTAAGATTGATAAAAGTTTACTAAAAATCAAGACCAAATTTAGTTTAAACCTATCAAATAGGTTCAACTGGTAAAATCAGGTGGATCTAATTGATAGGTTTAAAACTTTGTTAGCAGCATTACTTTACGGGCAAGAAGATTTACGCCTAGAGGAGGTTGCCGATCCCACTCCTGCGGCTGGCGAAGTTGTGATCCAAGTGGGAACAGCAACAACTTGTGGTACAGATTTGAAAGTCTGGCGGCGCGGTGGTCATGCCAAAATGTTGAAACCACCAACGCTGTTTGGGCATGAAGCTGCTGGGCGAATTGTTGCCTTGGGAGCAGGTGTTACAAATTGGCAGATAGGCGATCGGGTTGTCGCTAATAATTCCGCTCCATGCATGAAATGCTTTTTTTGTCAACGTGAAGAATATTCATTGTGTCCCAATTTAACCTGGAATAATGGGACTTTTGCCCAATATCTGAAAATTCCTGCACCCATAGTACAGCATAATTTATTGCAGATTCCCGATGACTTGCCGTGGGAATTGGCAGCCATGACAGAACCCCTTGCTTGTGTGTTGCATGGCGTAGGGCGTTCTCATATTCAGCCCAAAGATAAAGTAGTCGTTTTAGGAGATGGAGCGATCGGGCTGATGTTTGTAGCTGCTTTAGCGGATACTGCTGAAGTGTTGCTGTGGGGAGGTAATGACCACAGACTAGAAATTGGTAAGAAATTGGGTGCAGCCCAGACCTTTAATTATCATCAAATCTCGGATATTCCCAGGGTGGTGAAAGAACTCACCCAAGGATGGGGTGCAGATGTGGTGATTGAAGCCACTGGAGTGCCTAGTGTGTGGGAAACTGCGATCGCCTGCGCCCGTCCTGGTGCAACAGTCAATTTATTCGGCGGTTGTCCACGAGATACTAGCATTTCTGTGAATACACAACAACTACACTATAGCGAACTAACTATAAAAGGTGTGTTTCATAATACACCAGAGTATGTGCGATCGGCTTTATCACTAATAGCTAGTCGGAAAATTCCCTTTGAATTACTTATTAGTGAACAGCGGCCATTAAAAAATTTAGAACAGGTTTTTTATGAGATGAAAGCGCGTCAAGTAATTAAAGTAGCGATGATTCCTTAAATTGTCTGAGTTACAGTGTGAGCAAGGAGACAAAATGTTATTTATGGTAGTCGAGCGATTTCAGGACGGTAAGGCAAAAGAAGTATACCGCCGACTTCAAGAGAAAGGGCGTATGATGCCTGAAGGTTTAAAGTATGTAGATAGCTGGGTTGAAGTCAATTTTGATCGTTGCTTTCAACTGATGGAATGTGACGATCTATGTTTATTCCAGGAGTGGATATTCCAATGGCAGGATCTTGTTGAATTCGAGATAATTCCTATCCTTCCGTCGAAACATACAGCAGAGATAGTTAATAAGATGTTTTAGTACCAGGCAGATGCATAAGACATCTCCAAAAATGAATGTAGAGACGTAGCAATGCTAAGTCTCTACAAGGGTTTCGGGTAACGGATAATTAATTTCTGGAGATGTCTATCGTGATAGTATTTAAACGAAAAGCTGATGCCTTGAGGTGGCTTCAGCTTTGTTGGTTTAATAGCTGATTTGCCATCTTTGGCAACCTCAGTCTTTTTAATCTTCTTCTTCGACACAAGATCCGTAGTACTCCTTCATCCACTCCTTCTTTATAACTTCATTGGAAGGTGCATCAGGTGGTAGATTTCCTCTAGCCAAATTCCAGGGTGCTTCGACATGAGTCATCTGCTCAAGTTCATAAGCATCGCAGGCGAAGTACTCTTGTGCAACTTCATCTAGAAACTCTTCAACCTCTTGGGACAATTGGGGGTTAGCATCCTCTAAAATTGGTTGCCATCCAAAAGGCTTGTACTTCTGGTACAACGCAGGTATTACGGGGCCATGTATCCAAGCTTCAAAATCCTCTTGGAATAAAGGAGTGTCATAGAGTGCAAGATGCCAAGCCTGAGCATAGTACACAAGCTTTTACAGCTTGAGATTACTGATGAAAGACCCTGTTTCATTTGCTAACCAGAGAAAGTAATCTGCTACCTTAAAACATGACAACACTATAACCACCTCCTTCGGTCTGCT
It encodes the following:
- a CDS encoding phosphotransferase family protein; the encoded protein is MVLSLSSHNVIQYLQDVGLYNSEGGRLDESDLPRSSNKNFNLLVTLADNRKLLVKQERKINSEGLPHELFKEWLFHQLLQQFPVFGNVSAIAPLVVHFDEENSILVRNYLSDYLDIGTLYHNNEIFPPEIAYAIGTTLAGLHRATFQRREYRDFMATAPQGEFRYGFYNPAQGIGSISPEIFGTVPTDALKFYVLYQQYESLESAIADLAYEWNPCCLTHNDLKLNNILVHSRWQQLDNCLVRLIDWEACAWGDPAFDLGTLLASYLGIWLKSLVVDPTIELEESLHLALIPLEILQPSIIALIRSYLNAFPMILEYRSDFISRVIQFAGLALIHQIQDMITCRKYFSNADICMLQVAKSLLTMPEQAVLTIFGISESEIVNPVAKIHKLPQPQKEQQLLRIYYEKTRLRGC
- a CDS encoding Panacea domain-containing protein yields the protein MYYAQAWHLALYDTPLFQEDFEAWIHGPVIPALYQKYKPFGWQPILEDANPQLSQEVEEFLDEVAQEYFACDAYELEQMTHVEAPWNLARGNLPPDAPSNEVIKKEWMKEYYGSCVEEED
- a CDS encoding DUF3303 domain-containing protein, producing the protein MVVERFQDGKAKEVYRRLQEKGRMMPEGLKYVDSWVEVNFDRCFQLMECDDLCLFQEWIFQWQDLVEFEIIPILPSKHTAEIVNKMF
- a CDS encoding glycosyltransferase family 4 protein, with the translated sequence MKIAQVAPLWERVPPPSYGGIELVVSRLTDELVRRGHEVTLFASGDSQTLAQLEAVYPRALRSDSNVKEYAVYEMLELSQVYQSAAQFDIIHSHVGISALALASLITTTSTVHTLHNNFTKDNRNGFSYHQKQPYISISNSQREIDLNYIATVYNGIELTDYPFVAQPSQPAYLAFLGRFSPEKGPQHAIAIAKETGWRLKMAGKVDLGDSKFFEQEIAPHIDGQQIEYLGEINHAEKTELLGNAAITLFPIAWQEPFGLVMIESMATGTPVIATNLGSVPEVIAHGKTGFICKNYAEMAAMIPLAMELNRQTCRKYVENNFSVSQMVNGYEAVYRQIIKDRIESNGRIHAGSIRF
- the xth gene encoding exodeoxyribonuclease III; translation: MKIATWNVNSIRIRLEQVTDWLTHNPVDVLCLQETKVMDVEFPRSPFEQMGYHLDLSGQKSYNGVALISRQPLLDVSSGFRAILPDLHHEWDDQKRVITGVIDGIRIVNLYVPNGAAVGTEKYEYKLRWLTALREYLRLLLLSQPDICVCGDFNIALEAKDIHEQVSTENHIMATETERQALRDILALGFADAFRKFTSEGGNYSWWDYRAAAFRRNLGWRIDHHYLTPVLYERAKSCIIDAAPRKLTQPSDHVPVIVEL
- a CDS encoding T3SS effector HopA1 family protein, with protein sequence MLYSANQPLTSLLDIARNIQIESNFCIYHPNYQPFALPTKVADRFQQTPADLQQKYLALLLRNFLYGIYYNGSLQTTLAVNADTINHTSKHHLEDSSISEIDWDFYKQLHESNHGVGYLDSKWQVLRQEPDGTMAVTKGGLTLYIEPDCHLESSKKSTKVGDMVAIWMPKNRLQNGCYMAVSNVGQEQQSNPDSDLGAGRIYFNLTPSGAIALMDSLTLQLNAASIPFSFQVLHNPCAYGRYDSGILYFELQDYPAIRTILQAIYPKNQFHFQPEIPLFTKFLAPGLGLAEEPSQKFAAQESFGMNRCQIVANALLEAWHKGKNAMEERMRVIDQHFTRHTIDLQRPYLNPNSQDIYIPLKLSSI
- a CDS encoding type II toxin-antitoxin system Phd/YefM family antitoxin, with the translated sequence MSDTISATEARANFQELINRVEYKGERIVIERHGKAVVAIVGLEDLKRLEALEDAIDSELLRRAIAENDGFTTLEAIMQERENE
- a CDS encoding zinc-dependent alcohol dehydrogenase yields the protein MLAALLYGQEDLRLEEVADPTPAAGEVVIQVGTATTCGTDLKVWRRGGHAKMLKPPTLFGHEAAGRIVALGAGVTNWQIGDRVVANNSAPCMKCFFCQREEYSLCPNLTWNNGTFAQYLKIPAPIVQHNLLQIPDDLPWELAAMTEPLACVLHGVGRSHIQPKDKVVVLGDGAIGLMFVAALADTAEVLLWGGNDHRLEIGKKLGAAQTFNYHQISDIPRVVKELTQGWGADVVIEATGVPSVWETAIACARPGATVNLFGGCPRDTSISVNTQQLHYSELTIKGVFHNTPEYVRSALSLIASRKIPFELLISEQRPLKNLEQVFYEMKARQVIKVAMIP
- a CDS encoding type II toxin-antitoxin system RelE family toxin, whose protein sequence is MSERYTLRIAKTTEKNLRDLQAKQFKQIVSKILSLQGTPRSQDCKALKAYEGGYRVDSGEYRILYTIDDENQLVDVFRVGKRNDDEVYENL